CAGGGGCCTGTGGCAGCGGGGGTGAAGGCGACGGCAATCGCCCCACCCCAATGCTGATCTCACACCCTGTCACAACTTGGCCATGGCGCTTCCCGGCAGGCTGGGTAGGGTCTGCCCATCTGTTGGCTGCCTGGTTGAAGATGCCGCTCACGCGTCGATCTGGCCATGTCCTGGTGCTGGCCGCCGCCCTGGTCGGCGTGGAGCCGGTCCAGGCGCAGCAGTCGAAGCAGCAGGCGGAGGCCAACCGCGACCGCTGCTGCAATGGTGTGCTGATCGGCGGGGCCAGCGGCGGTTGCGTGATCAACCGGGGCGTGAACGAAGGCACATGAGGAGCTCCCGCCTCCTCGGTGTGATCTTGCTGCTGGCCTCAGGGGCCGGGGTGGTGCAGGCCCTGCGTGCCAGCGGGCCCTTCGAGCCGCTGTCGGCGCCCGGCCGGCTGGAGCTGGCGGGTGAGACCCGCAAGCTGGCCGCCCCGCTCAGCAGCAACGGCATCAGCCCGCGCCTGGTGCAACTGCTGGTGCAGGAAGGCGACAGCGTGCAGCGCGGCCAGGTGCTGGCCCGCTTCGACAGCGGCCCTGCCCTGCAGGCAGAGCGCCAGTTGCTGCAGCGCCGCTCCGAGCAGCTGCGCCTCCAGGCAGACCGCGTTCAGGCCGATGTGGAACGCTTCCGGCCGCTGGTGCAGGTCGGGGCCCTCTCCCGCGCCGATCTGCAGCAGCGCGAGCAGCAGTTGGTGGAGCTCCAGGCCGGCATCGAGAGCAACCGCCAGGCCATCGCCCGCACCGACGTTGAGCTGGAAAACAGTGCCTTGCGTGCCCCGATGGACGGCAAGGTGCTGCGGCTTTACGCCCGCGTGGGCGAGCGGCCGGGGGTGATGAACGTGCTGGAGCTGGGCACCAGCGACCGGCTCGAAGCGATCGCCGAAGTGGATGCCAGCGATCTGACCCGCATCCGTCTGGGACAGCCGGCCCGCATCAGCAGCCTCAGCGGCGCCTTCCCCGGCAGCCTGGCGGCGCGGGTGCGCCAGGTGAATCCCGCTGATGGCGCCCCCACCGATGGCGTGGTGGATGTGCAGCTGGAGCTTGACCCCGCCGATGCCCGCCGTGTGCGGCAACTGGTGGGACTGCGCACGATCACCCGGTTTGCTACCTGATCCGGAGCCAGGGATCCCTCAGCTCGCTGCAGCTTCAGCCAGCTTCGGTGGGATCGGGGTCCTGCAGAAACTGGCTTGCCGCCGGGATCTCACCCTCGCTAGCGCTGCGCTGGAAGGCCAGCCAGCGGAAGTCACCCAGGGCGGTGGGATCCACCAGCCGTAGCAGTGCTTCGCGGCGTGCCAGCAAATCGGCCAGATCCACGCCGTGCCCGCTCGATTGCTGCAGCCCGTGCAGGCGCTGGGCCAGGCCCAGGGCGAGCAGGGCTTCGCCCTGGCGGCGCTGGCCCAGCAGCTGCCAGCCGCTGGCCGCCGCTGCCGCCACCAGGCTGTCGATGCACAGGTGGGCGGTGAGATCCCACGCGCCCGGCTCCAGCAGGGGATCGCCGCTGGCCCGCTGCTCCCGGTAGGCCATCAAGGTGCCGTCGCAGCGCGAGGGCGCGTAGTAGCGCCAGGCCTCCAGGGCGTAGTCGATCACCAGCAGCCGCCCTTGCCCCAGCGCCGCGCCGCAGGCCGCCAGCCAGGACTCCAGGCCAGGATGCAATTCGCTGCACCAGCCCGCAGGCCGCTGGGCGCCCGGCGTCGCCAGCCCCAGGGGCTGCAGCCGAGCCACTGCCTCCGGCTCCAGGGGGTCGCCCGGCTCCAGCCGCAACCTCCCCTCGTGGAGTGTCACCTGCTGGCGGCGCCAGGCCGCCCCGTCCGAAACGATTCGCTCCACCGCCAGGGCATCGAGCACCTCATGGGCCACCACCACGCCGGCCAGCGGAGCGTCCGCCAGCTGCCGAAAACTGCTCCAGCGCACCGGCAGCGGGCAGTGCTGCAGCCGCTCCCGCTGGCGGGCGGCCATCCCGGCATTGGGTTCCACCAGCACCAGTTCTGTGCGGGCAGCCAGCTGGGGCCAGCCGGCCACCAGTGCCTGCGCCAGTTGCGCCGCCAGCTGCCCCTCGCCCGGGCCTGTCTCCACCAGCGACAGCGTCCTGGCGGCGTCCAGCTGCTGCAGCCACTGGGCCAGCTGGGGTGCCAGCAGGGCGGCGAATTCCGGGCCGAGCGCAGGGGCGGTCACGAAATCACCGGCGCGGCCGATGCGCAGACGGCCAGCGCCGTAGGCGCCGTGCTCGGGATCGTGCAAGGCCCACTCCATATAGGTGCGGAAGGGCACGCTGCCGCCTGCCGCATGAAGACGCTGTTGCAGCCAGAGGGGAACGGACACGGGCAGGCCTGGCGTTAAGGAGAATCGGAGCACATTGAACCTGCCGCATGGGCCGCTCCTCCGTCTCCCGTTCGCCGGCCTCGCCCGCGCCCCGGCGTCACGCCGCGGCAGGGTCCTGGCTGGCGCTGCTGGCCGCCCTGCTGCTGCTCTGGCCGTGGGCGCCCGCCTTCGCGGCCGACAACCCGGAGCTGCTGCCTGATCACCCCACACCCGTGATCGATCTGGCACGGGCGCTCACCGATGGTCAGCGCGCCGCCCTGGAAGACAAGCTCGACCGCTTCGAGGATTCCAGCGGCTGGAAGCTGCGGGTGCTCACCCAGTACGAGCGCACTCCGGGCCTGGCGGTGAAGCAGTACTGGGATCTCGACGAGCGCAGCGTGCTGCTGGTGGCCGATCCCCGCGGCGGCAACCTGCTGAACTTCAACGTCGGCGATGCCCTGTTCGCGCTGATGCCGCGCACCTTCTGGGTGGAGCTGCAGACCCGCTACGGCAACCAGTTCTATGTGCGCGACAACGGCGAAGATGGCGCGATCGTGGCCGCCCTCGGCGCCGTGCAGACCTGCCTGGAGCGCGGTGGCTGCCAGGTGGTGCCGGGCTTGCCGCAGGAGCAGTGGCTGCTCACCTTCTGCACCTCGGTGCTGGGCGGCCTGATCGTGGGGTTCGCCGCCTACCCGCGCAAGGAGGGAGATACCGTCGCCTGGAGCTGGGTGCTGCTGCTCTCACCGCTGTGGGTGATGCTCTTCGTGGTGTTCGGCCTCGGCCCGGTGGTGACCCGCACCTCCGATTGGCTGCCGGTGCTGCGCAACAGCCTCGGTTTCCTGGGCAGCTCTCTGGCCGCATACCTCATCGCCCAGCGCACGGTGGGCAAACCTCCGGTGGGCAATGCGGGCGGGTGATCTCAGCGGCTGAGCGCTCAGGGAGTAGGCGTCACCTGCTCCAGCGCACAGGAAAGGGTTTCGTTGTCGCAGACCGGGGGCGGCGTTGAAACGGTTGCCACATCGATGCGCACGCTGAGTGAAGCGCGCAGCTCGGCCAGGTTGGCTTCGTAGAAACGACGCAGCTCATCGAAGCGTTTCACTGGCTGGCCGTAGAAGCTGCTGCCGGCCAGGGTGGGGAACGACGCCCACTCAGGGGCCAGCCGGGCGGCCAGCTCGGGCGTGAACACGCCACGGTCGGCTTTTTCGAGTGCGCCGCGGCGCTGGATCAGGAAGATGGCGGCCTGATCCTGCACATGGGGCCCGAAGCCGTTCAGGCCCAAGCGGCTGCTGGCCATGGTCCATGTGAAGGGCATGAACTGGTAGGCCCCGGCGGCGGCACTGGCGTAGCCCGGCGTGCGGTTCACCCGGTTGGGGTGACGATCCAGTGAGGGCATCAGGCTGCCGCCGAACATGATCCAGTAGCCCCGGTCTTCACCGCGGGCCCAGGTGCCTTCGGCGAAGCGGATCGTGTTGAGCAGTGCGCGGCGCTCCGGGGTGATCACGAAGAAGCGGGGATCCTGCGGCACTTCGCTGGGCAGGGCCACCGCCATGGAGTGAGGACCGGTGATGGCGGGGGCCGGAGCCGGGCGGCGGATCTCCTGCCACAGGAAGGGCGTTCTGGGCACGGCAGCGTGGGCAGGAGCCGCCAGCGCGAGCGCGGCGGCGGGCAGCAGCAGGTGGCGGGCAGCGGAGCGGAGAGTGCGCAAAACGGGGGTCGGAGTGAAGGGGACGTGGGAAAGGAAGAGGGCGGAATCCTGAGGGGGACTGCCGGTGGCTAGGCGCAATCGGTCAACGGTTTGTTGTTTCCGTTGCGCATTCGCGTGGGAATGAAAAGTCTGTGAATCGGCTGAGAAGTGACCCTGAACCTTGACGAAGCGGCTCAGATGTGCAGGTCAGTTTCTTGTTTCTGGACCGTCGTAGAGAAGGATGAATCCATCGCGGCGGGTTTGGTTCGGCACAATGTGACAAACGCCAACATGGATCCAAGGGTTATATGTGCCAATCGCACGACTGTCCACCAGTTATCTTGAGGCGCCGCACGGTTCTGATCACTGTTGAGCACTGAGTTTTTTGCTGCTCCGATCAATCTGCGCTGGTTGATCAGATCTGCTGATTGAAGCCGCTCAGTAGTGAAATACACCAGAACGGCTGCGCTGCAATGCTCCCCAGCGATCAGCGCTGTTGTTCAGGGCGCCATCCCTTCGGCCAGCTGCACCAACTGAGCCGCCGCTTGCTGAGCGCCATCGGCTGCCAGCGGACCGTCGCTGGGGGGCAGCAGCGGCTGGTCGAGCTGCCAGTCGCCGGCCAGCAGCTGCGGCTGGCTCAGCAGCAGGTGCCGGCCGTGGCGCCGCAGCCAGCCTTCCAGCACCGCCGCTTCAGCGAAGCCATGGCGCTCCACCAGATGCACCCCCGTGCCCTGGCCCAACGCCTCACAGAAGGTGCTGTAGCCGGCCTTGCTGATCTGGCGGCCGCACAGCCGCATCAGCTCCAGCGGGCGCACGTCCGCCGGCAGCAGGTGCACATTCGGCGCCGCCGCCGCGCTGGCGTCGGTGGTCACAAAGGTCCAGCCGGGCCAGCGGGCGTAGGGCTCAGGGCCCAGGGCAAAACCCAGCCCACCGAAGCTCACCATCACGCAGCGCTCCCGCTCGGCCGGCAGATCGAGCCGCTGCCGCAACGCGTCCGCCGCCAGCTGCGGCGCTGCAGCCGTCAGGCCCACCGCCGTCTCCGGCAGGCCCCAATCCATCGCCATCGAAAACGGGCAGCGGATCACGTGCGTGCCGCGGCGGTAATCGTGGTGGAAGCGCTCGGCCCAGTCGAGGAAGGCCCCCCCCATGGGCGCGTAGATGTCGTCCCAGCCGAAGTTGCCCATCCACACCAGCGGCCGCCGCACCAACGCCGCCAGCCGCGCCGCCGCCGGCGGCACATCCCCCAGCAGCAGCACCGGTTCCCCCTGCTGTTGAAGCCAGTGCGCTTCCGCCTCCAGCAGCGGCGGCAGCGAGGCAGTCACGGCCTCCAGCGCCGCCAGGGTGGCGTCTCCATCCACACCGAGCGCATCGGCCTGAATCGCGCCCACATCCCAGCGCAGCGGGCGATGTTCGAACGGCACCCCCGCCAGGGCCAGCTGGAGAAAGGAGGGCGGCAGCGAGGTGGAGAGCACCAGCCGCCAGCGTGGCCGGAGCGCCGCCAGCGCCAGCAGCACCGAGGCCACCCGGGAGCCATGGCCGAAGCCGTGGCCGCTCACGCACGCATAGATCAGCACGGCACGGCCAACGGTTGCTGCACCAGCAACTGTTCATAGAGCAGCTCACCGCCGGGGTGGTACCAGCGGTGGCTGGCGCGCCGCACCCTGCCGTCCACCAGTTCCACCCAGGAGAAGTGGCGCAGGGCGCGACCCTCCTGATCGACGCCGTGGCGCGGCACACAGGCGCTGTTGAGATAGGCGGTGCCGCTGCGGTCGATCACAAAGCTGCGGCGCAGGCCCCGGCCGCGCTTGAGCGCGTGGTGCATGTGGCCGAACACCACCAGCGGCACGGGCCGGTGGCGGCGGATGCGCTCGATCGCCAGGGTCAGGTCCTGGTCGCCCCAGTCACACGCGGGTGGTTTCCAGTCGCGACCGCAGGGGTCCTGGGCCTCGCTGCCCAGACCGGCCGGCCCACTGTGGGCCAGCAGCAGCAGCGGCAGGGCCGGATCGGCCGCCAAGGCGGCGTTGGTGATGCGCTGGGCTGAATCGTCGACGCTCATCGGCCCCCAGACCGCCTGCACCGCCTGTGAGAGATGGAAGCCACCGCCGGCGCTGCCGGGCCGGGCGCCCACCACCGCGAGCCCCGGGGGCTGCAGCTGCCGCAGCGCCCAGCCGCAATGGCGATCACCCAGCAGCTCGATCTGGCGCCGCAGGCAGCGGCCGCTGGCATCACGGCCGGCGTCATGGTTGCCGAGGATGCAGGCCAGGGGCAACTCCAGCCGCCCCAGGCTGGCGGCGATGCGCTCCTGGCCATCGCTGAGGTCGCCGACCACCAGCACCGCATCAGGAGCTAGGCGGTGGAGCAGATCCACATCGCTGGCATCCCATTGCCCGTGCAGGTCGCCGGCGATCGCAATGCGCATGCGGGCCGGGCCCCGTCCCTAGGGTGGTGTCATCTTGGCCCAGAAGCCTTCTGGGCGCCGTCCGCGACACCCTCCACTCCCGCCATCGACACCGTCACCACCAGCCCGCTCCCTACCAGGCCGCTGAGCGTCGGCCCCGCTCCCGCCCGGCACGCGCTGCCGCAGGCGATCCGGGAGCTGGCCAGGCAACGCCGCGCCGTGATCCTTGCGCACTACTACCAGAACGCTGAGATCCAGGACATCGCCGATGTGATCGGCGATTCGCTCGAACTCTCCCGCCGCGCCGCCGACACCGACGCCGAGGTGATCGTGTTCTGCGGCGTTCATTTCATGGCCGAAACCGCCAAGATCCTCAACCCCGGCAAAACGGTGCTGCTGCCCGATCTGGAAGCGGGCTGCTCCCTGGCCGATGCCTGCCCCGCCGAAGCGTTCGCCGCCTTCCGCGCCCAGCACCCACACCACTACGTGGTGAGCTACATCAACTGTTCAGCGGCGGTGAAGGCGCAGAGCGACCTGATCTGCACCAGCAGCAACGCCGTGAGCCTGGTGCAACAGCTGCCCGCCGACCGGCCAATCCTGTTCGCGCCGGATCAGAACCTGGGCCGCTGGGTGGCGCGCCAGAGCGGCCGTGAACTCACTCTCTGGCCCGGCAGCTGCATCGTGCACGAAACCTTCAGCGAGCAGGCGCTGCTGAAGCTGCGGCTCGATCATCCCGGGGCCGAGGTGATCGCCCACCCGGAATGCCTGCCCAACATGCTGGATCTGGCCGACTTCATCGGCTCCACCAGCAAG
Above is a genomic segment from Synechococcus sp. MW101C3 containing:
- a CDS encoding efflux RND transporter periplasmic adaptor subunit; translated protein: MRSSRLLGVILLLASGAGVVQALRASGPFEPLSAPGRLELAGETRKLAAPLSSNGISPRLVQLLVQEGDSVQRGQVLARFDSGPALQAERQLLQRRSEQLRLQADRVQADVERFRPLVQVGALSRADLQQREQQLVELQAGIESNRQAIARTDVELENSALRAPMDGKVLRLYARVGERPGVMNVLELGTSDRLEAIAEVDASDLTRIRLGQPARISSLSGAFPGSLAARVRQVNPADGAPTDGVVDVQLELDPADARRVRQLVGLRTITRFAT
- a CDS encoding class I SAM-dependent methyltransferase, whose translation is MSVPLWLQQRLHAAGGSVPFRTYMEWALHDPEHGAYGAGRLRIGRAGDFVTAPALGPEFAALLAPQLAQWLQQLDAARTLSLVETGPGEGQLAAQLAQALVAGWPQLAARTELVLVEPNAGMAARQRERLQHCPLPVRWSSFRQLADAPLAGVVVAHEVLDALAVERIVSDGAAWRRQQVTLHEGRLRLEPGDPLEPEAVARLQPLGLATPGAQRPAGWCSELHPGLESWLAACGAALGQGRLLVIDYALEAWRYYAPSRCDGTLMAYREQRASGDPLLEPGAWDLTAHLCIDSLVAAAAASGWQLLGQRRQGEALLALGLAQRLHGLQQSSGHGVDLADLLARREALLRLVDPTALGDFRWLAFQRSASEGEIPAASQFLQDPDPTEAG
- a CDS encoding TPM domain-containing protein; this translates as MGRSSVSRSPASPAPRRHAAAGSWLALLAALLLLWPWAPAFAADNPELLPDHPTPVIDLARALTDGQRAALEDKLDRFEDSSGWKLRVLTQYERTPGLAVKQYWDLDERSVLLVADPRGGNLLNFNVGDALFALMPRTFWVELQTRYGNQFYVRDNGEDGAIVAALGAVQTCLERGGCQVVPGLPQEQWLLTFCTSVLGGLIVGFAAYPRKEGDTVAWSWVLLLSPLWVMLFVVFGLGPVVTRTSDWLPVLRNSLGFLGSSLAAYLIAQRTVGKPPVGNAGG
- a CDS encoding glycoside hydrolase family 104 protein, whose amino-acid sequence is MRTLRSAARHLLLPAAALALAAPAHAAVPRTPFLWQEIRRPAPAPAITGPHSMAVALPSEVPQDPRFFVITPERRALLNTIRFAEGTWARGEDRGYWIMFGGSLMPSLDRHPNRVNRTPGYASAAAGAYQFMPFTWTMASSRLGLNGFGPHVQDQAAIFLIQRRGALEKADRGVFTPELAARLAPEWASFPTLAGSSFYGQPVKRFDELRRFYEANLAELRASLSVRIDVATVSTPPPVCDNETLSCALEQVTPTP
- a CDS encoding TIGR04168 family protein, which produces MRIAIAGDLHGQWDASDVDLLHRLAPDAVLVVGDLSDGQERIAASLGRLELPLACILGNHDAGRDASGRCLRRQIELLGDRHCGWALRQLQPPGLAVVGARPGSAGGGFHLSQAVQAVWGPMSVDDSAQRITNAALAADPALPLLLLAHSGPAGLGSEAQDPCGRDWKPPACDWGDQDLTLAIERIRRHRPVPLVVFGHMHHALKRGRGLRRSFVIDRSGTAYLNSACVPRHGVDQEGRALRHFSWVELVDGRVRRASHRWYHPGGELLYEQLLVQQPLAVPC
- the nadA gene encoding quinolinate synthase NadA; its protein translation is MSVGPAPARHALPQAIRELARQRRAVILAHYYQNAEIQDIADVIGDSLELSRRAADTDAEVIVFCGVHFMAETAKILNPGKTVLLPDLEAGCSLADACPAEAFAAFRAQHPHHYVVSYINCSAAVKAQSDLICTSSNAVSLVQQLPADRPILFAPDQNLGRWVARQSGRELTLWPGSCIVHETFSEQALLKLRLDHPGAEVIAHPECLPNMLDLADFIGSTSKLLHRAETSEATALIVLTEPGILHQMRLKLPHKTFYEVPGQDGCSCNACPYMRLNTLEKLWHCLATLEPAIELDEAVRTRALLPIQRMLDMSR